From a single Ooceraea biroi isolate clonal line C1 chromosome 12, Obir_v5.4, whole genome shotgun sequence genomic region:
- the LOC105282257 gene encoding odorant receptor 82a, with protein sequence MTNPKHVASGKLDNDYSLQLNRWFLKPIGAWPCIVSRTTWTIFLPLQIVISWIIVAIITVPCLLHVLFEVKDIQTRLHVIGPLLHRLIGWVNYWTLLNCSDDIRNCILHMETDWKTMRKTEDREVMLQYAKFGRFLAIVCGLIMHGGTLLFSIVKSIKTITVTIGNETFLTHPMTCPSYSKIIDTRLSPVNEIAIVMQFTSTLIVSSATVGACSLTAVFAMHACGQLNLLYSQLNKLVEDQEKENYIAERRLASIVSHHLRVLSFISRVESIIHKIALVELVGSTIAMCLVGYYIILDLNALNKAKLISDFIVYVSLAFNSFIFCYIGETLTEQCKRVGEIAYMTNWYKLHHKTALNLVLIIAQSNNVIKLTAGKLFQLSMTTFGDVIKTSTVYLNLLRRTI encoded by the exons ATGACAAATCCAAAGCACGTGGCAAGCGGCAAACTTGACAATGATTACAGTCTCCAGCTGAATCGATGGTTCCTAAAGCCGATCGGTGCTTGGCCGTGCATTGTATCGAGAACGACATGGACGATCTTCTTGCCACTGCAGATTGTCATTTCCTGGATCATCGTGGCGATCATTACGGTACCATGTCTGTTACACGTGTTGTTCGAGGTGAAGGACATCCAGACGAGATTGCATGTCATTGGTCCACTGCTTCACAGGCTGATAGGCTGGGTGAATTACTGGACGCTGCTCAACTGCAGTGACGACATCCGCAATTGCATATTGCACATGGAGACGGATTGGAAGACCATGCGAAAGACCGAGGACCGTGAAGTGATGCTGCAATACGCCAAATTCGGTCGCTTCCTCGCGATCGTCTGCGGTCTGATCATGCATGGCGGCACATTGCTGTTCAGTATAGTCAAGTCGATAAAAACTATCACTGTTACCATTGGCAATGAGACCTTTTTGACGCATCCGATGACATGTCCGAGTTACAGCAAGATCATTGATACTAGACTCAGTCCCGTGAACGAAATCGCGATTGTCATGCAATTTACATCGACATTAATAGTGAGTTCCGCTACCGTTGGTGCTTGCAGTCTGACTGCCGTCTTCGCAATGCACGCTTGCGGTCAGTTGAATTTGTTATACTCGCAGTTGAATAAACTTGTTGAGGATCAGGAGAAGGAAAACTATATAGCGGAACGAAGATTGGCCAGTATCGTGAGCCATCACTTAAGAGTATTGAg ttttatatcaCGTGTGGAgagtattatacataaaattgcTCTGGTGGAGTTGGTAGGATCCACGATAGCTATGTGCTTAGTTGGATATTACATTATTCTG gaTTTGAACGCGCTTAACAAAGCGAAATTAATATCTGACTTTATTGTATATGTATCGCTGGCTTTcaacagttttatattttgttatattggAGAGACTCTCACAGAACAG tgTAAACGTGTCGGAGAAATAGCATATATGACTAATTGGTATAAATTACATCATAAAACTGCATTGAATCTCGTTTTGATTATTGCACAATCGAATAACGTAATCAAACTCACCGcgggaaaattatttcaattgtcTATGACAACTTTTGGCGAT GTAATTAAAACTTCCACAGTATATTTAAATCTCTTGCGAAGGactatataa
- the LOC109611155 gene encoding uncharacterized protein LOC109611155 isoform X4, producing the protein MCQSVIKDLHDHSVQLNRWFLKPLGAWPRSATTSKNERTLSYVLIFVCYFLIAFTAVPCALNVFFEERDIVLKLRAIGPLSHWIMGAMNYCSLLLRSADIRRCVQHMQRDWQIIKHTRDREIMARNAQLGRLVAGFCAVFMHGGVFSYNIVCGMTTVVVPIGDNRSVEMIQLPVPSYSKFIDARFSPANEIVLMTQVLSTFVVNSTTVSACSLAAVFAMHACGQLDILMARLNRLVEGEDSRTSESLQRRLANIVDHHLRVLSFIARIEDVMHQICLVELLGCTFNLCMLGYYTITSWNNIDIKGIVPYIIVYISMTFNIFTFCYIGEILTQQCNAY; encoded by the exons CGGTGGTTCCTCAAGCCATTAGGCGCGTGGCCGCGATCTGCTACGACTTCTAAGAATGAGCGAACTCTGTCCTACGTCCTGATATTCGTCTGCTATTTCCTGATCGCCTTCACCGCGGTGCCGTGCGCGCTCAACGTCTTTTTCGAGGAGAGAGACATCGTGCTGAAGCTCAGGGCGATTGGCCCGCTCAGTCATTGGATCATGGGCGCGATGAATTATTGCTCTCTGCTGCTGCGTAGCGCAGATATACGCCGTTGCGTGCAGCACATGCAAAGAGATTGGCAGATCATCAAGCATACGCGTGATCGCGAGATCATGGCGAGGAACGCGCAATTGGGCCGGCTTGTTGCAGGTTTCTGCGCGGTATTCATGCACGGTGGCGTGTTCTCCTACAATATCGTGTGCGGGATGACGACAGTAGTGGTACCGATTGGAGATAATCGGAGCGTGGAGATGATCCAGTTGCCGGTTCCGTCGTACAGCAAATTTATAGACGCCAGATTCAGCCCGGCGAACGAGATTGTGCTGATGACGCAGGTGCTCTCCACTTTCGTAGTGAACTCCACCACTGTTAGCGCGTGCAGCCTGGCCGCCGTTTTCGCCATGCACGCGTGTGGCCAGCTGGATATCTTGATGGCACGATTAAATAGGCTTGTCGAAGGTGAAGACTCGAGGACCAGTGAATCGCTCCAGCGGAGACTGGCCAATATCGTTGATCATCACTTACGTGTTTTAAG TTTTATAGCGCGTATCGAAGACGTTATGCATCAAATATGTCTGGTAGAATTACTCGGATGTACATTTAACTTGTGTATGCTTGGATATTACACCATTACG TCGtggaataatattgatataaaaggTATAGTGCCGTACATTATCGTATATATATCCATgactttcaatatttttacattttgctaCATAGGTGAAATTCTAACGCAAcag tGCAATGCTTATTAG
- the LOC105282250 gene encoding odorant receptor 4, producing the protein MTCFEHMTKRNKSNSCRSNNDYSLQLTRWFLIPIAAWPRAAPSTVEKISLQAHVLACYLLIVVVMVPCFLYMSLEENDIQMKLNAMGPLSHWIMGTINYWLLLTRSNDIRECVRHMENDWRLVQRADDQWVMLRYARIGRFVAAFCAVFMQSGTLLFQVVKAMTSMPVVVGNETVLVHPMTCPIYSKFVDTRFSPANEIMLVVQILSCFVVNSITVGACSLAAVFAMHAYGQLSMLFSWLNELVADEDKGNEFADQKLAVIVEHHLRVLSFISRMESLMQHICLVELVGCTLNMCLLAYYTITNWSNFDAGRMTSYFFVYVSMAFNIFIFCYIGEILTEQCKTVGEKAYMTDWYKLPHKTARGLLLIIARSSNVIKITAGKLFQLSIATFGDVIKTSVIYLNLIRTMTST; encoded by the exons ATGACGTGCTTCGAGCATATGACAAAGCGTAACAAGTCCAATTCATGCAGGAGCAATAACGATTATAGTCTCCAGCTGACCCGTTGGTTCCTGATACCGATCGCCGCTTGGCCTCGTGCGGCTCCGTCGACGGTCGAGAAAATCTCCCTGCAAGCGCACGTTCTTGCTTGCTACTTGCTGATTGTAGTCGTCATGGTGCCGTGCTTTCTGTACATGTCGCTGGAGGAGAACGATATCCAGATGAAACTGAACGCGATGGGCCCGTTGAGCCACTGGATTATGGGCACCATCAATTACTGGCTGCTCCTCACGCGCAGCAACGACATCCGCGAATGTGTGCGACATATGGAGAACGATTGGCGGCTGGTTCAACGAGCAGACGATCAGTGGGTGATGCTGCGGTACGCCCGAATTGGCCGCTTTGTTGCCGCTTTCTGCGCGGTGTTCATGCAGAGCGGCACGTTACTCTTCCAAGTAGTCAAGGCGATGACATCGATGCCCGTAGTCGTCGGTAACGAGACTGTGTTAGTACATCCGATGACCTGTCCGATCTACAGCAAGTTTGTCGACACGAGGTTCAGCCCGGCAAACGAGATCATGCTGGTCGTGCAGATACTGTCATGTTTCGTGGTGAACTCCATCACGGTTGGCGCGTGCAGCCTCGCCGCGGTCTTCGCGATGCACGCTTATGGTCAGCTGAGCATGCTGTTCTCGTGGTTGAACGAGCTCGTCGCGGATGAAGACAAGGGGAACGAGTTTGCCGATCAGAAGTTGGCTGTTATCGTGGAGCATCACTTGAGAGTACTGAG TTTTATATCGCGTATGGAGAGTCTCATGCAACATATCTGTCTTGTGGAATTAGTGGGATGTACCTTGAATATGTGTTTGCTTGCATATTATACTATTACG AATTGGAGCAATTTTGATGCAGGAAGAATGACgtcatatttttttgtatatgtatctatggctttcaatatttttatattttgctatATCGGCGAGATTCTGACAGAACAG TGCAAAACTGTGGGAGAAAAGGCATATATGACTGATTGGTATAAACTACCCCACAAAACTGCTCGTGGTCTCCTTTTGATAATAGCGAGATCGAGCAACGTTATCAAGATAACcgctggaaaattatttcaattatctaTTGCAACTTTTGGTGAT GTAATTAAGACTTCcgtaatatatttgaatttaataagAACGATGACTTCTACATGA
- the LOC109611155 gene encoding odorant receptor 22b-like isoform X3 — protein MCQSVIKDLHDHSVQLNRWFLKPLGAWPRSATTSKNERTLSYVLIFVCYFLIAFTAVPCALNVFFEERDIVLKLRAIGPLSHWIMGAMNYCSLLLRSADIRRCVQHMQRDWQIIKHTRDREIMARNAQLGRLVAGFCAVFMHGGVFSYNIVCGMTTVVVPIGDNRSVEMIQLPVPSYSKFIDARFSPANEIVLMTQVLSTFVVNSTTVSACSLAAVFAMHACGQLDILMARLNRLVEGEDSRTSESLQRRLANIVDHHLRVLSFIARIEDVMHQICLVELLGCTFNLCMLGYYTITSWNNIDIKGIVPYIIVYISMTFNIFTFCYIGEILTQQCKNIGETAYMTDWYYLPHKTARNLILIISRSNVVIKITAGKLVQLSIATFSDL, from the exons CGGTGGTTCCTCAAGCCATTAGGCGCGTGGCCGCGATCTGCTACGACTTCTAAGAATGAGCGAACTCTGTCCTACGTCCTGATATTCGTCTGCTATTTCCTGATCGCCTTCACCGCGGTGCCGTGCGCGCTCAACGTCTTTTTCGAGGAGAGAGACATCGTGCTGAAGCTCAGGGCGATTGGCCCGCTCAGTCATTGGATCATGGGCGCGATGAATTATTGCTCTCTGCTGCTGCGTAGCGCAGATATACGCCGTTGCGTGCAGCACATGCAAAGAGATTGGCAGATCATCAAGCATACGCGTGATCGCGAGATCATGGCGAGGAACGCGCAATTGGGCCGGCTTGTTGCAGGTTTCTGCGCGGTATTCATGCACGGTGGCGTGTTCTCCTACAATATCGTGTGCGGGATGACGACAGTAGTGGTACCGATTGGAGATAATCGGAGCGTGGAGATGATCCAGTTGCCGGTTCCGTCGTACAGCAAATTTATAGACGCCAGATTCAGCCCGGCGAACGAGATTGTGCTGATGACGCAGGTGCTCTCCACTTTCGTAGTGAACTCCACCACTGTTAGCGCGTGCAGCCTGGCCGCCGTTTTCGCCATGCACGCGTGTGGCCAGCTGGATATCTTGATGGCACGATTAAATAGGCTTGTCGAAGGTGAAGACTCGAGGACCAGTGAATCGCTCCAGCGGAGACTGGCCAATATCGTTGATCATCACTTACGTGTTTTAAG TTTTATAGCGCGTATCGAAGACGTTATGCATCAAATATGTCTGGTAGAATTACTCGGATGTACATTTAACTTGTGTATGCTTGGATATTACACCATTACG TCGtggaataatattgatataaaaggTATAGTGCCGTACATTATCGTATATATATCCATgactttcaatatttttacattttgctaCATAGGTGAAATTCTAACGCAAcag TGTAAGAATATTGGCGAAACAGCGTATATGACCGATTGGTACTACTTACCTCACAAGACAGCTCGTAATTTGATCTTGATTATATCAAGATCAAATGTAGTGATCAAAATAACTGCTGGAAAATTAGTCCAACTTTCCATCGCCACTTTTAGTGAT ctgtga
- the LOC109611155 gene encoding odorant receptor 4-like isoform X1: protein MCQSVIKDLHDHSVQLNRWFLKPLGAWPRSATTSKNERTLSYVLIFVCYFLIAFTAVPCALNVFFEERDIVLKLRAIGPLSHWIMGAMNYCSLLLRSADIRRCVQHMQRDWQIIKHTRDREIMARNAQLGRLVAGFCAVFMHGGVFSYNIVCGMTTVVVPIGDNRSVEMIQLPVPSYSKFIDARFSPANEIVLMTQVLSTFVVNSTTVSACSLAAVFAMHACGQLDILMARLNRLVEGEDSRTSESLQRRLANIVDHHLRVLSFIARIEDVMHQICLVELLGCTFNLCMLGYYTITSWNNIDIKGIVPYIIVYISMTFNIFTFCYIGEILTQQCKNIGETAYMTDWYYLPHKTARNLILIISRSNVVIKITAGKLVQLSIATFSDVMKTSLVYLNILRTTILTT from the exons CGGTGGTTCCTCAAGCCATTAGGCGCGTGGCCGCGATCTGCTACGACTTCTAAGAATGAGCGAACTCTGTCCTACGTCCTGATATTCGTCTGCTATTTCCTGATCGCCTTCACCGCGGTGCCGTGCGCGCTCAACGTCTTTTTCGAGGAGAGAGACATCGTGCTGAAGCTCAGGGCGATTGGCCCGCTCAGTCATTGGATCATGGGCGCGATGAATTATTGCTCTCTGCTGCTGCGTAGCGCAGATATACGCCGTTGCGTGCAGCACATGCAAAGAGATTGGCAGATCATCAAGCATACGCGTGATCGCGAGATCATGGCGAGGAACGCGCAATTGGGCCGGCTTGTTGCAGGTTTCTGCGCGGTATTCATGCACGGTGGCGTGTTCTCCTACAATATCGTGTGCGGGATGACGACAGTAGTGGTACCGATTGGAGATAATCGGAGCGTGGAGATGATCCAGTTGCCGGTTCCGTCGTACAGCAAATTTATAGACGCCAGATTCAGCCCGGCGAACGAGATTGTGCTGATGACGCAGGTGCTCTCCACTTTCGTAGTGAACTCCACCACTGTTAGCGCGTGCAGCCTGGCCGCCGTTTTCGCCATGCACGCGTGTGGCCAGCTGGATATCTTGATGGCACGATTAAATAGGCTTGTCGAAGGTGAAGACTCGAGGACCAGTGAATCGCTCCAGCGGAGACTGGCCAATATCGTTGATCATCACTTACGTGTTTTAAG TTTTATAGCGCGTATCGAAGACGTTATGCATCAAATATGTCTGGTAGAATTACTCGGATGTACATTTAACTTGTGTATGCTTGGATATTACACCATTACG TCGtggaataatattgatataaaaggTATAGTGCCGTACATTATCGTATATATATCCATgactttcaatatttttacattttgctaCATAGGTGAAATTCTAACGCAAcag TGTAAGAATATTGGCGAAACAGCGTATATGACCGATTGGTACTACTTACCTCACAAGACAGCTCGTAATTTGATCTTGATTATATCAAGATCAAATGTAGTGATCAAAATAACTGCTGGAAAATTAGTCCAACTTTCCATCGCCACTTTTAGTGAT gtTATGAAAACGTCTCTCGTCTACCTAAATATCTTACGAACTACTATTCTTACGACGTAA
- the LOC105282252 gene encoding odorant receptor 82a, with protein MKSPPQDHLITPYFSYADDTEYSIQPIRWLLRPISVWPVSSIKERILSAVLLIVCVFLIAGTLVPCALAIFLDQNKDVETKVRDFGPLSNWVLASLKYCSLLSHVGDIRRCLEHVDADWRAVTKHEDREMMLRNAKIGRFIALFAALFMHSGVFSYSIFQAMTMNESVLGDNASMHSLPFAFYDKILDTTTSPTYEIVFIMQFLSTFVVNSVAVSTVSLIAVFVMHACGQIKILISLLENFVDETSEKWENSTQGKYAVIVEHHLRVLSFVSYIDKITNIICLVEVMGCTLHMCLLGYYCIMDWTQGDKESIVSYVIILISVTFNIFIFCYIGEILSEQCGQIGDTAYMTNWYLLRRNNAVGFVLIILKSNVVVKITAGKMIELSLSTFGDVIKSAVAYLNIFRTLVT; from the exons ATGAAGAGTCCGCCGCAGGATCATCTGATCACTCCGTACTTCAGCTACGCGGACGACACAGAATACAGCATACAGCCAATTCGTTGGCTGTTGAGGCCAATAAGCGTCTGGCCGGTCTCATCGATTAAGGAGAGGATCCTGTCAGCGGTGTTGCTGATAGTGTGCGTCTTTCTGATCGCCGGCACCCTGGTACCCTGCGCGCTGGCCATCTTCCTGGACCAGAACAAGGACGTGGAGACGAAAGTGCGCGACTTCGGTCCGCTCAGCAACTGGGTGCTGGCGAGTCTCAAGTATTGCTCGTTGCTGTCGCACGTCGGTGACATACGTCGGTGCCTCGAGCATGTCGACGCGGATTGGCGGGCCGTGACGAAACACGAAGATCGCGAGATGATGCTGAGGAACGCCAAGATCGGTCGCTTCATCGCGTTATTCGCTGCGTTATTCATGCACAGCGGAGTATTCTCGTACAGCATCTTCCAGGCGATGACGATGAACGAGTCCGTTCTCGGTGACAATGCGTCGATGCACTCATTGCCTTTCGCGTTCTATGACAAGATCCTGGACACCACGACTAGCCCGACGTACGAGATAGTGTTCATCATGCAATTCCTGTCCACGTTCGTCGTGAATTCCGTGGCTGTGAGCACGGTCAGTTTGATTGCTGTTTTTGTGATGCACGCCTGTGGCCAGATAAAAATTCTGATATCCTTGCTGGAAAACTTCGTCGACGAGACGAGCGAGAAGTGGGAAAATTCTACGCAAGGAAAGTACGCTGTTATCGTTGAACACCACTTGCGGGTGCTCAG CTTCGTGTCTTACATAGACAAAATTACGAATATAATTTGTCTCGTAGAAGTAATGGGGTGTACACTGCATATGTGTCTTTTAGGCTATTATTGCATAATG GACTGGACCCAAGGCGATAAAGAAAGCATAGTGtcatatgttataatattaatctcaGTTACTTtcaatatctttatattttgttacatcGGAGAGATTCTTTCAGAGCAG TGCGGCCAAATCGGTGACACCGCCTATATGACAAACTGGTATCTATTACGCAGAAATAATGCCGTCGGCTTtgtattgataattttaaaatctaACGTCGTGGTCAAAATTACTGCTGGAAAAATGATTGAACTTTCTCTCTCGACTTTTGGTGAC GTAATTAAATCTGCGGTAGCGTATTTAAACATATTTCGTACCCTTGTTACATAA
- the LOC109611155 gene encoding odorant receptor 22b-like isoform X2 yields MCQSVIKDLHDHSVQLNRWFLKPLGAWPRSATTSKNERTLSYVLIFVCYFLIAFTAVPCALNVFFEERDIVLKLRAIGPLSHWIMGAMNYCSLLLRSADIRRCVQHMQRDWQIIKHTRDREIMARNAQLGRLVAGFCAVFMHGGVFSYNIVCGMTTVVVPIGDNRSVEMIQLPVPSYSKFIDARFSPANEIVLMTQVLSTFVVNSTTVSACSLAAVFAMHACGQLDILMARLNRLVEGEDSRTSESLQRRLANIVDHHLRVLSFIARIEDVMHQICLVELLGCTFNLCMLGYYTITSWNNIDIKGIVPYIIVYISMTFNIFTFCYIGEILTQQCKNIGETAYMTDWYYLPHKTARNLILIISRSNVVIKITAGKLVQLSIATFSDVSIDKLLF; encoded by the exons CGGTGGTTCCTCAAGCCATTAGGCGCGTGGCCGCGATCTGCTACGACTTCTAAGAATGAGCGAACTCTGTCCTACGTCCTGATATTCGTCTGCTATTTCCTGATCGCCTTCACCGCGGTGCCGTGCGCGCTCAACGTCTTTTTCGAGGAGAGAGACATCGTGCTGAAGCTCAGGGCGATTGGCCCGCTCAGTCATTGGATCATGGGCGCGATGAATTATTGCTCTCTGCTGCTGCGTAGCGCAGATATACGCCGTTGCGTGCAGCACATGCAAAGAGATTGGCAGATCATCAAGCATACGCGTGATCGCGAGATCATGGCGAGGAACGCGCAATTGGGCCGGCTTGTTGCAGGTTTCTGCGCGGTATTCATGCACGGTGGCGTGTTCTCCTACAATATCGTGTGCGGGATGACGACAGTAGTGGTACCGATTGGAGATAATCGGAGCGTGGAGATGATCCAGTTGCCGGTTCCGTCGTACAGCAAATTTATAGACGCCAGATTCAGCCCGGCGAACGAGATTGTGCTGATGACGCAGGTGCTCTCCACTTTCGTAGTGAACTCCACCACTGTTAGCGCGTGCAGCCTGGCCGCCGTTTTCGCCATGCACGCGTGTGGCCAGCTGGATATCTTGATGGCACGATTAAATAGGCTTGTCGAAGGTGAAGACTCGAGGACCAGTGAATCGCTCCAGCGGAGACTGGCCAATATCGTTGATCATCACTTACGTGTTTTAAG TTTTATAGCGCGTATCGAAGACGTTATGCATCAAATATGTCTGGTAGAATTACTCGGATGTACATTTAACTTGTGTATGCTTGGATATTACACCATTACG TCGtggaataatattgatataaaaggTATAGTGCCGTACATTATCGTATATATATCCATgactttcaatatttttacattttgctaCATAGGTGAAATTCTAACGCAAcag TGTAAGAATATTGGCGAAACAGCGTATATGACCGATTGGTACTACTTACCTCACAAGACAGCTCGTAATTTGATCTTGATTATATCAAGATCAAATGTAGTGATCAAAATAACTGCTGGAAAATTAGTCCAACTTTCCATCGCCACTTTTAGTGATGTGAGTATCGACAAACTCCTCTTTTGA